From the genome of Liolophura sinensis isolate JHLJ2023 unplaced genomic scaffold, CUHK_Ljap_v2 scaffold_14, whole genome shotgun sequence, one region includes:
- the LOC135481273 gene encoding fucolectin-6-like: MAAFIAWILIISSILPGNVALHRPTAQSSNYSNTLYLSTAAVDGVTGHTLETPCTRTAEDGNSDPFWTVTLDQPYWIYRFTIYNRHENCEKQEACGARLNGFTVSVGDSSGAYTTCYQDSTTSTDGPGDVIKETCSSPVLGNTVKISLSSDKILTLCEVLIYGKYLL, encoded by the exons ATGGCCGCCTTCATCGCCTGGATTCTGATAATCAGCAGCATTTTACCAG GAAATGTGGCATTGCACAGGCCAACAGCTCAGTCTTCTAACTACAGCAATACACTGTATCTCTCTACTGCTGCTGTGGATGGTGTCACGGGTCATACTTTGGAAACTCCATGTACACGTACGGCAGAAGACGGAAACTCTGATCCGTTCTGGACGGTCACACTGGATCAGCCATACTGGATCTATAGGTTCACTATCTACAACAGAcatgaaaactgtgaaaaacaAGAAGCAT GTGGGGCCAGGCTGAACGGATTCACTGTGTCTGTGGGAGACTCATCCGGGGCTTATACTACATGCTATCAGGATTCAACGACCAGTACTGACGGTCCGGGAGACGTCATCAAGGAGACATGTAGCAGCCCAGTTCTAGGAAATACGGTCAAGATTTCCCTGTCATCTGACAAAATTCTTACACTTTGCGAGGTCCTTATTTATGGTAAGTATCTCCTTTAG